One Panicum virgatum strain AP13 chromosome 3N, P.virgatum_v5, whole genome shotgun sequence DNA segment encodes these proteins:
- the LOC120664082 gene encoding UPF0014 membrane protein STAR2, with amino-acid sequence MEHAAAFLELVAKQVDPGAPGFWRDFLVGMLKPVLATAVVAMAVALSFSQRLGLEGEMLYAIARAFLQLSVIGFVLQFIFTQKNALWILLAYLFMVTVAGYTAGQRAKQVPRGKYIACVSILVGTAITMFLLVVLNVFPFTPRYIIPVAGMMVGNAMTVTGVTMKKLREDVKIQRNLVETALALGATPRQATLQQVKRSLVIALSPVIDNAKTVGLIALPGAMTGLIMGGASPLEAIQLQIVVMNMLMGASTVSSILSTYLCWPAFFTKAFQLEEKVFAD; translated from the exons ATGGAGCACGCGGCCGCGTTCCTGGAGCTGGTGGCGAAGCAGGTGGACCCGGGCGCGCCGGGGTTCTGGCGGGACTTCCTGGTGGGCATGCTCAAGCCGGTGTTAGCCACGGCCGTGGTCGCCATGGCCGTCGCGCTCAGCTTCTCGCAGCGCCTGGGGCTCGAGGGCGAGATGCTCTACGCCATCGCGCGCGCCTTCCTCCAGCTCTCCGTCATCGGCTTCGTCCTCCAGTTCATCTTCACCCAGAAGAACGCGCTCTGGATCCTCCTCGCCTACCTCTTCATG GTGACGGTTGCGGGCTACACGGCGGGCCAGCGCGCCAAGCAGGTCCCCCGCGGGAAGTACATCGCCTGCGTCTCCATCCTGGTCGGAACCGCCATCACCATGTTCCTGCTCGTCGTGCTCAACGTCTTCCCCTTCACGCCCCGCTACATCATCCCCGTCGCCGGAATGATGGTCGGCAACGCCATGACCGTCACCGGCGTCACCATGAAGAAGCTCAGGGAGGACGTCAAGATCCAGAGGAACCTG GTGGAAACGGCACTTGCTCTGGGTGCGACGCCGCGTCAGGCGACACTGCAGCAGGTGAAGAGGTCGCTGGTGATCGCGCTGTCCCCGGTGATCGACAACGCCAAGACGGTGGGTCTGATCGCGCTGCCCGGCGCCATGACTGGGCTCATCATGGGCGGCGCGTCGCCTCTGGAGGCCATCCAGCTGCAGATTGTCGTGATGAACATGCTCATGGGCGCCTCCACCGTCAGCAGCATCCTCTCCACCTACCTCTGCTGGCCGGCCTTCTTCACCAAGGCCTTCCAGCTCGAAGAGAAGGTCTTTGCCGACTAG